CGAAAAGTTTCTCCATAAATGATTCCTGGAGAAGATAACTGGAATAGACCCAGCCCCAACGGGTATTGGCAACCATACCGATCGCCCCTGATGATTCCGCCGCCAGAAGCATCTCCACGAAGGAATAATCGACAGAATCACCGTACAACGTGTCGAGGTCGTAGCCGCCGACATCGCAGGAAAGGGAGTAGTAAAAAGAAGTTCTGCCGTTGGGAGCAAGGTTAAGAAGACTCCCGTTGCCGCCGCTTTGAGGAGTGCTGAGAATATAAGAGACCGGCCGCCCCAGGTAGTTGGCGGACTTAACCACAAAACCATCGACCCGCCCATGCGCGATAATGTTTATAATGCCATACCCGTCACTAATCCTGGCGATGGAGCTGAACCCGTCGGGGTTGCTCGGATTCAGGTCATCACCGGAGGGATACTCCACTCCCCACGAGGTATCGACTTCAATATTACCCGGAAGCGCCTCGGCTATGGCGCCATGCTGCCCCCCTTCCGGATAATCGCGCATCTCATCGGAGCAGAAGAAGAGATGACGGTTTAGGTATGCGTAGTCGCCTTTACCGGGTTCCCGATAATACTGAATCAGCTTATCAATATATCTGGCCACGGCCGAGGAATCTTTCAAGGGGACTCTTCCCACCAGAATCTCCGGATAGAGGTCGGGAGCGTCCTGATTAGGCTCACCCCAGTTATGGTCGCCGTCTTTATCCCATTCGCCGCTCAGGTCAGCATAGTACAGGTCGGAGGGCAACAGTTCATATCGGCTGGCCGGGGCAACGATACAGTTATAGTAAACAAGATAGCGGGTCGGAACCAGGGTCTGGTCGCCGCCAAGCAGAAGATACCGCCCGCCTGCCTGATAGAACTCCTTCAGATAGTTGCGAAGTTTTTCTGCGGCATCAACCCCCGGATATGCCGTCACAACGCTGTCAACCAGCGCTACGGAGGCGGTAATGCCCAGGCTTCTTTTGAATGACGCCAGCCTTTCATATTCAGCTTGAAGTCTCCGGTCGGTGACTATCAGATACTCTATTCCGATTGGAAGTCCCCGGACTCCCTCTGTTTGAGAGTTTTTCAAAGAGCGCGGCAACGGCTCACCGCCGGAGAATTTTGAAAATACCTCGGTGATTCTCAGCGGCTCTTGAGTCAGAGAGGGGATGTCAATCTCTTTCGCCATAACCAGAATCCCGTCTCTCCCAACGGTAAGAGGAAGGAGGGAAAGGGCAGTAACTTTTTTTCCATCGAATTCGAGACGCTCTATATTAAATACCGCTTTGGTAATATCCCCGGTGCGACTCTCTGGCGCCCTGTTTTCTTTATCTATGGAGGTGACGGCGTTATCAAACTGCCGCAGGTGTGACGGTACCGCGCCCCAGTCTGTCAGAGTATCATAGAGAATGGTGAAGGCGGATTCATTAAGTCCAATATTTCCCTCCCAGTATAAAGTCATAAGCGGAAGAGAAAGCGAGGAGTTTACGGCAAGCTCTTTGGCGCCGGGATAAGAGAAATGGTAACCATCCCGGGATTTTTCCAGAAGCGCAGGATGAAAACGCAGGACCGCGCCGTGCAATGAGGAGGTTACCGCTATTACCATCCACAAACAGAGCCATTTCCCCGACCGCATTTTCTCTCCTGTTTCAGTCTGAATTCTGTTTTTATAACTGCAACCGGTCTGCCGCCAGGTTCTGCCATTAAGCGAATCTGGCCAGGCGCAAGATGTTGTCATGGAGTTGCTTATGAGACATTCAGGACTGTTGGGCTGAAGTGCGCAATAAAAACGAAAAAAAGATGGGAGCCGGACTATATCTTAGGGTGCGGGACTTAAAGAATTTCTTTAACCCGGGGGAGTTATCGGAGTGGACGAAAGGCAATACAGTATAGGGCATTAGAGTATTGAGTTTTTCAGCGAGGTCTTAGCTGTTGCCATAAAAGCAATTAAGTCGGAGAGAAATAGAAAATTTTTGCTTGACATATATCTAAAATTTCGCATCTTGGGGGAAATTTTGGTGTACTGTGGTAGGAAGTGGGAATTAAGGTGGAGGAAATCCGGTGGATGGCTTCTTTGGTCAATTCAATGTGGTGATGGACGAGAAGGGGAGAATCTCTCTTCCTTCGCGTTTGCGGCCATCGGTACAGACCGGAGAGACGGAGCCGGATTCATTTATACTGACCAAGGGACTGGATAACTGTCTCGCCTTATATCCCTATAAGCAATGGGAGCTGATTCAGCGACGGCTGGATACAGTTAGTTTTACCCGAAGAGATTTTAGATTTTTTACCCGCCTGCTTCACTCCATGGCCGTCCAGGTTTCTTTGGATCGTCAGGGAAGGCTCTTAATCCCTTCACACCTTCAGAAGGAAGCCTCACTCAAGAGGGACGTTCTTGTCATAGGGGCTTACCGCTGGGTCGAGTTTTGGGACCCTGAAATCCATAGGAATTATGTAGCCGGATATGGCCAGAGTTATGAAGAGGTAGCCGAAAAGCTCTTTGACATTGACGACCGGCAGCAGGAATGAATTTTTTCATCGCCCGGTTTTGGCTGATGAGGCGGTGAACTTACTTCTCACTCGCCCCGATGGCATCTATGTTGATTTGACTTGTGGCGGGGGAGGACACCTGCGATTGCTGGCGGAGCGGCTGCAACCGTCGGCCGTCATTCTCGGCATTGACCGCGACCCCGAGGCGCTTTTAGCCGCCCGGGAAAATCTGAAATCTCTTTCACTGAAAATAGAATTAAAAAATTCAACCTTTGGACGTTTGGACGAACTGCTCGCCATGGTCGGCATCAAAGAAGTTGACGGTATCCTGATCGATTTGGGGCTTTCCTCTCATCAGATTGATACCGCCGGCCGCGGATTTTCTTTTATGAAAGATGGACCGCTGGATATGAGGATGGATTCCCGAGCCAATTTGACCGCGGCGGGAGTGGTCAACGAATATTCTGAAGCGAGATTAGCCAATATTTTCCGGGAATATGGCGAGGAGAGACGGGCGGCGCGGCTTGCCCGCGTCGTTCATGAGGCGCGCGCCAGGCAGAAGATTATGACCACTCTCCAGCTGGTGGCAATCCTCAAGCCGCATCTGCCTCCCCGGGATATGAATGCTTCCCTGGCGCGGCTCTTTCAGGCTTTGCGAATAGAGGTCAATCGGGAACTGGAGGAGCTCGAAACAGTTCTTCCCAAAATGCTTCGGGCACTTCGCTCCGGAGGGCGCGCCGTGGTGATTTCCTATCACTCGCTGGAGGATAGAAGAGTCAAGCGCTTTTTCGCCCAGGAATCCCGCGACTGCCTCTGCCCGCCTCGGATTCCGGTCTGCGTATGCGGTCATAAAGCGACTGTCCGGCTGCTCACCAGGAAAGCGGTAAAACCGTCAAGTGAAGAAATCAGCGTAAACCGTCGCGCCCAGTCGGCCCGTCTCCGCGCCGTGGAGAAACTATAGCGATATGGACTATTCCGTTACCAGATATCAGGCGACCGGCCGTTTCAGCAAGTCTTTCGCGAAACGTCTCATCGCCTCCCGGGCCGTGGTGCCGGCGCTTTCATTGACGCTTCTTATGATTTTCGCCTGCCTGCATATCTGGCAGCGCAACTACGTTCTTTCTCTGGAAAGAGAAAACGGTTTGCTTGAAAATGAAACCGGTCGGCTCAACGACCTCATCAAGAAGACTTCCAGCGAAATAACCGAGCTGTCCCGAGTTTCCCGTATTGAGCCTTTGGCTGCGGAGAAACTGGGACTGCAGAGAACCAACGCCGAGAACATTTTTACAATAGTTATAGAAAAGCCTCAGGAAAAGAGGGAAGGAATCGACAATGTGCTCTTTACTCTTCAAAATCTTGCCGAACATCTTCCCATTGTTACTGAAAGCAAGGCGGAAACATTGAAAATCTTCGACAGCAATGACCACTGAGTTCAGGAAACCCCGGCTTATTCTCTTTTGCCTTTTGGCAACGGTCGTTTTTGGATTGTTAGTTTTTCGGCTGGTCAAAATTCAGTTAGTTTATGGCGATAACTACAGCGAGATTGCCCTTCGCCAGAGCACCGGACGCCGCGAGATACCGGCGCCGCGGGGAGTTATCTACGACCGTTTTGGACGGGAACTGGCAATCAATGTCCAGAAATACTCGCTTTTTGCTCATGCCGAGAATACCACTGAGATAAACCGTATTCATACCTATCTTGAATCCCTTCTGGGAAAACCGCGGAGTCATTCCCGCCGGACTTATTCTCTTGAGCCGAAAAAATTCGCCTGGCTGGAGAGACGGTTTCCTGACTCGCTAGCCAAACAGGTTGAAAAAGATACGGTGCGCGGTCTTTATATAGACCCCTGTATCGGCCGCAGCTATCCTTATCTGGGCGTCGGCAAACAGTTGCTGGGGTGGACCAATATTGACGGCAAGGGGGTTGCCGGTATGGAGTTCAGTTTTGATACCCTGCTTGCCGGTCGCCCCGGCTACTCCGAATACCTTCGGGACGGGCAGCGCAACACCTATCGGCTGCGGCATCTGTCGCAGATTCCGCCGGTGCCGGGGAAATCGATTACTCTGACCGTTGACTGGAATCTGCAGGAAATAGTTGAGGATGAACTGAAAAAAGGGGTTGAGAAGTACCAGGCGCTGGAAGGAAATGCGCTGTTTATCGATTGTCATACCGGTGAGATTCTTGCCGCGGCCGATTTTGTCGCCAGCGGCAAGAATGATGCCGTCAAACTGCGCGCCATCAGCAACAGGTTTGAGCCCGGTTCCGTGTTCAAAGTCTTCACCGCTGCGGCGCTTCTGGATGAGAACCTGGTTGACCTTTCCGAGCGAATCAATTGCGAAAACGGCGTCTGGAAAGTGAATGGGCGGCTTCTGCGCGACGACAAGAAGCATGGGCTTCTCAATCTGCGGGAAATTATCGAACGCTCCAGCAATATCGGTACCGCTAAACTGGCGCTGCGTCTGGGCGCCGACCGGCTATACGAAACCGCCCGCCGATTCGGTTTCGGTCAAAGATATTATGTGGGACTGCCCGGCGAAGAAGCTGGCGTTATCAATCATCCGCAACGGGCGCCGGGGCAGAAAATAGAGACAAGCAAAAAGAAAAAGCCGAAACCGGCGGAATACAATATTGCCGCTCTCTCTATCGGGCATTCAATTTCTGTAACGGCGCTGCAACTTGCCAATGCCGTCGCCGCTATCGCCAACGGCGGAACTCTTTACCGCCCCAAAATCATCAAGGCGATTACTACTCACGACGGCAAGATTCTTGAGCAGGCGGAAATTGAAAAAATCGCTACCGTGATGAAAGCCTCCAGCGCCGAGATACTCCGCTCCTATATGAAGGGCGTGGTCGATACCGGAACCGCCCGACCGGTCAAATCGGAAATCGTTACTATCGCCGGCAAAACCGGAACGGCCGAGGTGGTAGACACTATCTCGGGCGGCTACAAGAAAAACAAGTTTGTCGCCTCCTTTCTCGGCTTCTTCCCGTACGAATCCCCCCGCGTCGCCGGAGTAGTGATTTTACACGAACCGGAACCGATTCATTATGGAGGGTACACTGCCGGACCGATTTTTAAACAGATCGCGGAGCGGTATTCTAATACCCGAATCGAGCAGTTTAAGCCTGACAACAAAATCATTGCGGCGCCATCTGCGCCGGAGTTCCAGTCTATACCGGATTTTGTGGGACACGAGGTCACCCAGGCGTTGAGCTTGGCAAAAAAACGGGGTCTGGAACTGGTTATGAATGCGACCCGCGGGGTAATTGCCTGGCAGTTTCCTCCTGCCGGTCGGAAAATCGCCGGCGGAGGAAAAGTGGCGGTGGGAGTAGAGTGTCATGACGCTGATTCTCTGGTGATGGCTGATTTGACCGGTCTAAACCTGCGAACGGCGGTCTCTTTTCTGGACTTCCTGGGGTATGAATATGATATCGAAGGAGATGGAATGGTGGTGCGGCATGAGCCGCCTCCGGGAGAAATCCTGTCGGACAGCACCCGCTTTCTCCTGATTTGCGGCAAGGGAATAATGGATGCGGATTCTACTGAAAAATCTAATTAAGTCGGTTCGCGAAGTGCAACTGCTCGGTCGGGATGATATCGTTATCAGCGGTATTGAGTACGACTCCCGAAGAGTTCAGCCCGGGATGCTCTTTGCGGCAGTCCCGGGGTTCAAGTCCGATGGCCGCAAATTCATCGAGCAGGCTATCGCCAGCGGCGCCGTTGCCGTCCTCTCCGATTCGCCTGTCAATCTTCAGATACCGGTACTGGTTGCCGCATCTGTTCGCCAAGCCCTGTCGGATATCGCCGCCGCATTCTACGGCTTTCCCGGACATCAGCTGGAGTCTGTCGGGACGACCGGCACCAACGGCAAGAGCACATCGGTGGCGGCTATCCGGCATATCCTGGAAAAAGCCGGTAAGAAGACCGGTATGATAAATTCCCTGACCTACGATACCGGTTTGCGGCAATACAAAGCGGACCGGACCACTCCTGAGTCGCTTGATATGCAGCGGTATCTGTATGAGATGAAGGAAGCCGGATGCACCCATGCCTCACTGGAGGTCTCTTCACACGCACTGGTGCTTCATCGCGTTGAAAATATCGATTTCAAGGTTGGCCTCTACACCAATTTCAGCCGCGACCACCTTGATTTTCATAACACGATGGAAGAATACCTGGCGGCAAAAAAGTTATTCTTGAAGAAACTGAGGGGAGAGAATAAGGTCGTGGTTATCAATCGGGATGTTCCGGAATATGTCGCTTTTATTCCTGATGCCGAATGCCGGGTAATAACCTACTCGGCGGCGGGAGAAAAGGCCGACATTTTGATTCATGATGCGAACCTTACGGCAAATCATTCTACTTTCGAATTGCTGATGCCGTCCGGTACCGCTAAAATTTCGACCCGTCTATTAGGACGGTACAACCTTGCCAATATGGCGGGTGCCGCCGCGGCGGCGTTTGCGCTGGGCATTCCGACGGCAACGATTGCAGCAGCCCTGGAGACTCTGGAGCCGGTACCGGGACGGTTCCGCCCAATTATCGCCGGACAGCCTTTCTCCATTCTGGTCGATTATGCGCATACTCCCGACGCCATCGAGCGCCTCTGTCTTTCCGCCCGGGAAATAACGCGCGGCCGCTTGATAATCCTCTTTGGTTGCGGCGGCGACCGGGACAAAGGGAAACGACCGATAATGGGCAAAGCGGCAACACGGCATTCCGACTTTGCCGTGGTGACTTCCGATAATCCCCGCACCGAAGACCCGATGAAAATCATTGAGGATATTCTTCCCGGCTTGAACGGCGACAATTACGTGGTTGTGCCGGACCGACGGGAAGCAATTCGGAAAGTTGTCAAGATGGCGCAGCCAGGCGATACCATTCTTCTCGCCGGCAAAGGAGCCGAAGACTATCAGGAAATTGGCGCGCAGAAATTTCCTTATGATGATACCACGGAGGCAACCGCCGCTCTGGCGGAAATAGGATTCAAGGGATGATTGACGGGTGATTAGTTTGGACTACAAGACACTGGCACAGGAAGTGCAGGGAGAGCTGATGAATGGCAAATTCGGCGCGGCCCATTTCCGCGGTGTTGCCA
The DNA window shown above is from Candidatus Zixiibacteriota bacterium and carries:
- a CDS encoding C25 family cysteine peptidase, with protein sequence MRSGKWLCLWMVIAVTSSLHGAVLRFHPALLEKSRDGYHFSYPGAKELAVNSSLSLPLMTLYWEGNIGLNESAFTILYDTLTDWGAVPSHLRQFDNAVTSIDKENRAPESRTGDITKAVFNIERLEFDGKKVTALSLLPLTVGRDGILVMAKEIDIPSLTQEPLRITEVFSKFSGGEPLPRSLKNSQTEGVRGLPIGIEYLIVTDRRLQAEYERLASFKRSLGITASVALVDSVVTAYPGVDAAEKLRNYLKEFYQAGGRYLLLGGDQTLVPTRYLVYYNCIVAPASRYELLPSDLYYADLSGEWDKDGDHNWGEPNQDAPDLYPEILVGRVPLKDSSAVARYIDKLIQYYREPGKGDYAYLNRHLFFCSDEMRDYPEGGQHGAIAEALPGNIEVDTSWGVEYPSGDDLNPSNPDGFSSIARISDGYGIINIIAHGRVDGFVVKSANYLGRPVSYILSTPQSGGNGSLLNLAPNGRTSFYYSLSCDVGGYDLDTLYGDSVDYSFVEMLLAAESSGAIGMVANTRWGWVYSSYLLQESFMEKLFAEAQNSPARAMYLSWLEHTYLRDIIYGQNYYGDPALTLYRAAPQDIAIDIYRQGEERFLVSLHSEGTVVSGAAVTLSEQGVILQQGESDHSGNFVITYPLDFEKKYTIAAVKEGFAVAIREYVPSIASDFTGEEDGLLPAEFSLHQNFPNPFNGTTRIPYSLPFRAAVTFKVYNLLGEQVFHHSLAAQPAGEHVIDWMGNDSEGKALPSGIYFYRLSAGQNQATRKMILLK
- the mraZ gene encoding division/cell wall cluster transcriptional repressor MraZ — protein: MDGFFGQFNVVMDEKGRISLPSRLRPSVQTGETEPDSFILTKGLDNCLALYPYKQWELIQRRLDTVSFTRRDFRFFTRLLHSMAVQVSLDRQGRLLIPSHLQKEASLKRDVLVIGAYRWVEFWDPEIHRNYVAGYGQSYEEVAEKLFDIDDRQQE
- the rsmH gene encoding 16S rRNA (cytosine(1402)-N(4))-methyltransferase RsmH, whose amino-acid sequence is MTTGSRNEFFHRPVLADEAVNLLLTRPDGIYVDLTCGGGGHLRLLAERLQPSAVILGIDRDPEALLAARENLKSLSLKIELKNSTFGRLDELLAMVGIKEVDGILIDLGLSSHQIDTAGRGFSFMKDGPLDMRMDSRANLTAAGVVNEYSEARLANIFREYGEERRAARLARVVHEARARQKIMTTLQLVAILKPHLPPRDMNASLARLFQALRIEVNRELEELETVLPKMLRALRSGGRAVVISYHSLEDRRVKRFFAQESRDCLCPPRIPVCVCGHKATVRLLTRKAVKPSSEEISVNRRAQSARLRAVEKL
- a CDS encoding penicillin-binding transpeptidase domain-containing protein; translated protein: MLVFRLVKIQLVYGDNYSEIALRQSTGRREIPAPRGVIYDRFGRELAINVQKYSLFAHAENTTEINRIHTYLESLLGKPRSHSRRTYSLEPKKFAWLERRFPDSLAKQVEKDTVRGLYIDPCIGRSYPYLGVGKQLLGWTNIDGKGVAGMEFSFDTLLAGRPGYSEYLRDGQRNTYRLRHLSQIPPVPGKSITLTVDWNLQEIVEDELKKGVEKYQALEGNALFIDCHTGEILAAADFVASGKNDAVKLRAISNRFEPGSVFKVFTAAALLDENLVDLSERINCENGVWKVNGRLLRDDKKHGLLNLREIIERSSNIGTAKLALRLGADRLYETARRFGFGQRYYVGLPGEEAGVINHPQRAPGQKIETSKKKKPKPAEYNIAALSIGHSISVTALQLANAVAAIANGGTLYRPKIIKAITTHDGKILEQAEIEKIATVMKASSAEILRSYMKGVVDTGTARPVKSEIVTIAGKTGTAEVVDTISGGYKKNKFVASFLGFFPYESPRVAGVVILHEPEPIHYGGYTAGPIFKQIAERYSNTRIEQFKPDNKIIAAPSAPEFQSIPDFVGHEVTQALSLAKKRGLELVMNATRGVIAWQFPPAGRKIAGGGKVAVGVECHDADSLVMADLTGLNLRTAVSFLDFLGYEYDIEGDGMVVRHEPPPGEILSDSTRFLLICGKGIMDADSTEKSN
- a CDS encoding UDP-N-acetylmuramoyl-L-alanyl-D-glutamate--2,6-diaminopimelate ligase; the protein is MRILLKNLIKSVREVQLLGRDDIVISGIEYDSRRVQPGMLFAAVPGFKSDGRKFIEQAIASGAVAVLSDSPVNLQIPVLVAASVRQALSDIAAAFYGFPGHQLESVGTTGTNGKSTSVAAIRHILEKAGKKTGMINSLTYDTGLRQYKADRTTPESLDMQRYLYEMKEAGCTHASLEVSSHALVLHRVENIDFKVGLYTNFSRDHLDFHNTMEEYLAAKKLFLKKLRGENKVVVINRDVPEYVAFIPDAECRVITYSAAGEKADILIHDANLTANHSTFELLMPSGTAKISTRLLGRYNLANMAGAAAAAFALGIPTATIAAALETLEPVPGRFRPIIAGQPFSILVDYAHTPDAIERLCLSAREITRGRLIILFGCGGDRDKGKRPIMGKAATRHSDFAVVTSDNPRTEDPMKIIEDILPGLNGDNYVVVPDRREAIRKVVKMAQPGDTILLAGKGAEDYQEIGAQKFPYDDTTEATAALAEIGFKG